The following nucleotide sequence is from Takifugu flavidus isolate HTHZ2018 chromosome 4, ASM371156v2, whole genome shotgun sequence.
GATCAAGTTTAACAGCAGAAGGATACGACTCTGAGGCCTCGCTCTATGGGGTCAGTCAGCAGCAAGCCCCTCGGCGCATATACCTTTTCATTTTGGTCCTTTATGTATTTGGCAATCTTCTTTAACACCTGGACATCAAAAAgtccaaatatttaaaaaaggtaCAATAAGTAAAGCAACATTTTATAAGTATAGGAATAAAGAAACAATCCAATTGTTTAGATgactgtggagcatttaccTTTTCATAATGTGTTTCCATACAGAGGAAGATTGTATATGCAGTTAAACAGGCAAGGCAGCCCTCCAAATAAGACTTCCCCCCCAGCTTCTCTGCCTCAGCATAAAGGTTGTTCAAAGTCTGGACAGTTTCTTCAAACTGTTGTTTATCAAGCTGAAATTgcataaagtaaaaaaaatagcaaattatatttaaaaagttGCCTTTCTTGACACTATACAAGGGGGAAAGTGAAAAGCACACGATAAAAACAAATTGTTTGAATTCTACATACATGATGTAGAATCAACCAATATTGACATACCCTTGACTCAAGCTCAGAGGGGAACTTTGTCTGGAACTTGCAGATTGTTCCTGAGCTGTAGTCTCTCTGGATGAACACCTTGGATGAGACATTTGGCTGCTGGAGATTCTGCAAACTGTGAGTCTGGACAGAACGCAAAAATCATGGAAGTCAATCATCAACCATCATGATTGCACATCAGTAAACAGATCACTTAGCTACACTGCTACCGTTTAGTAGAATGGTGTTGTTCCACTACTTAAATGTAGGACCCAATATTTCCTGAAGACGTTTACATTCTAATATGTTTACTAAAAAACactggataaataaataaatccacacaaacGCTAGCTTAGGCCAGTCAACATTACAGCGACAACAGCATCTCCCCCTTGTATCCTATTAATACAATGACACTGCTAAAGTATGCGTTGTTTATATAATAATTTGTAAGAGAAATTTAAAAATGCCATCAAAACTACATAAGAAAAGAGATTTCTATGGTAGAACATTATCGTCATGTCAAGTAGCTAGCATTTGCTAAAACGGCGTTGCGTTATGTCCTCTTACGCCAAATTAACGTCAACATAAAGCAGAGCAACGTGATCTTAAACGACTAAAAGCTAATATTTTAACATATATTTATATCAGATCAGTAGAACATATTACATAGATCGTAAaatcatgaaaaacaaaagcataCCTCAGCCATAATGGACGAGCCCAATGCTAACCAACCATCTGAACAAGTATCCGCTTCCGGTAGCCAGATGTGACTTCCgttctcttttttaaagaaataaaagtattATTTTTTGCTTCCCTTTAACTCGTTAAAGCGCTTACACTTTTATATATACGCTTTTATTTATACTTTTATACGCTTTAGGAAACGTGTATAGGCGTTATGACTTTCAGAAATGTCAATTGGGACATCATTTTTACACCGTTAGTTCTGCCATGGCTTCATTGACATCAGTCAAAAAAAATCTCGGAATAAAATTTTTAGAGTTAATTGCACACCCAACCGTAGTTCTGGCTGAGCTGGGTGCAGTGAGATCCTCTGGAACATAACTTCAGGATGAGTAATATGTAAAACTCAATAACCACAAAAAGTTAATTGTGCAATCTCTCATATCATTAAACCTTAGTTACATTTGATAAATCATACAATTCCACACCAATTATCATTTACCTCTGCCAAGGGAGGGGTGAAGTTTCAACGATCAAAGCCAATTGATTTTCATCAGAAAGCGAACTACTATGCTACGTATCCATGCATTACTAGCTATAGACACTCAGGGCCACCTAATAAAGAACTGTTCAAGTACTTGTTAGTGAAAATTAGCCAATCGCATGGCTGCAAATCTTTGCATGGAGATGTGATCAAGAGACTTTGAACATGGCAAGGTTGTCAACAGGCTGGTCAAATTATGCAAGAAATCTACTGGGATTTTCTTGCACAAGCATCTCTAGTTTTAGAGATTGGttccaaaatgagaaaatacagTTGTGTAGATGAAAATAACCAATTGTGAGGCAAGGTTTATGTTCCATTTAGCATTCAGTTTACATTTTTTGCACAAAGTAAATCAAGGCAACGTGGagttttacttttttattgAATCCTGGTGTGAACGATTCATTGTTGTATTTGATGTACTTTAGTCAAACAGGCCGAAACCCATGTCATCATCTGACTCTTCAGATTCTTCCTTGACCTCCTCCTTGGCAGCAGCTGGGGCTGCAGCAgtgactgcagctgctgccggagCAGCAGAGGCAAATGCAGATGGATCAGCAAGGTAGGCCTTGACCTGTGAGAAAGTCAAATCAGTACTTTAGTTCCCAATTTGCACTAGAATTTTATAAAGAAGAACTAAAGGTTTCATCTATCAGTTGCAAAAGTTTAGTCATCCAGTTTGAGCGTACTTTGTCTGCCAGTGGGAAGGAGTAGTCAGTCTCCACAGTAACTGCAAGGACATTCTTGTAACCATTGATGACGGTGTGGGGCACTGAAGCCAGAGTAGGGTAGCCAATCTCCAGACACACACTAGCAACATTCCTCACACCCTAGGACACAAGTTTAACATCATGAGCATCGAACAGTGCAAAAAGGTAAACTTGATTCATGGCATGTATCATAGAACCCTCACCTCCAGGAATCTGGCATGCAGGGAAGCCTCTGTGATGTCAAGCACCTCAGGGCTGTACACGCTGCCATTGTCATAGACTTGCTGAATGATGAGTCCATAGGAGAAGGGTGAGATGTTCAGCATGTTGAGGAGCGTGGCCTCGCTGGCACCAACCTTGTCACCGAGCTTGATCAGACCAACATCActctaaagaaaaaacaaactcagTTTCAATAGAGCCAAGTAGCCACACCCCAGGTTAATCAAGAGACACCATCATTTTGTTTAAAACTTACCAAGATTTCAATGGTTCCCCTAGAAATCTTGGTGGTGATACCCAGAGCCTGGAAGAAGGAGGTCTTTTCCGGACCAAGTCCAGTGTTCTGGGCGGGCACGGTCACATCACAAGGGGCTATCGCTCCAGCACGGGCAGCTGCAGGTACCTCAGATTAAACACAATCTAAATTACCCTAAAGCCTAGGTATAGAAGCCTTAAGTGGGTTTAAAGCATTGAAGGCTACTTGTCTGAAACCTTACGTCCCTGTCAATCTAGGGAAGTTGACTTGACAGGTATAGCGAGGAAACATGTCATTTTTTGCAGGGGGAACGACAACACAGCACTACACAGGCTGCACTGTAACTTATCCTGCATGGTTATCCTTAGATGTGATCGAATTAAAAATAAGTCACCAACTCTAACCTGTCTGCAGTATAACAAGCATGAATTTGATAGTTACCTTGTTGGCCAAAAGCAAGTCCCTGACCTCAGCAAGATCCTCCTTGGTGAAGACAAAGCCCACATTTCCTTTAATGTGGGGCAGAAGTCTGTGAAATCATAGAATAATTTTCAGATCCAGAAATCATTAACTGCTTGATGGATGTGGCGATTGTCCGAGACCTTGCGTCCCTGGTTGTCCAATGAAAGAGACAAACAGGGATAGCTGGAAACAAGTTAGTTTGTGCAGGGGGAACGACAACACAGCACTTCACAAGCTGCACTGTAACTTATCCTGCTGTTCTACAACGTCCACAAAAACAACTCACTCACTTCTCCAGGGCAGGATTGTTCTCCAGATGTCCACGGATGGCTTTACGCATCATGGTGTTTTTGCCCATCAGTACCACAGCTTTGTCCCGAAGGGAAAGGCGAATGGTCTGCATCTGCTTGGAGCCGACATTGTCCGCACCCACAATGAAGCATTTTGGATAATCATCCAGAAGTTTCTGAGAAGAAAAAGGGCAACATACTTAAGTCTAGAGGTGGGAGGAAACACAAAAGTTAAGATATTAATTTGACTTATACACCTCGCACAAACGCAACTTACGATGATTTTCAGAAAGTAGTTGGACTTCCACGTGGCCCTGTCTTCCCTGGGCATCTTTGCAGTGCTTCCAAGGATCGCTTAAGAGCTGGTTTAAAGACAAGGTTGTACCTGATTTCCAACAAAAAGATTCGAGTTACGGTATCAGTAAGTATTCCAACATGGTCGAAACAACGCTGCTAGGAGCTAACGTAATACGGCAGAACAAGCTAGCGTTAGCAGGCCGCGCAAGGCTTTTAGCATTTTCGTTTTATGGCGCAATAGATCacgtttttaaataaaatacacaacGTAACCTAATAAACAATTACGCTTGATACATAGCTATGGAATTTTATGTTTGTAATCCTAAATAACCACCGGCTAAAACCGTATTAAAGACTCACCTAATTCACGAGGGTCGcgtgaaagaaagaggaagagcgcCGACACGAGGAGGCTATATATGTCAGGCAAGTAGCCAATGACAGTGCAGTTATGGGCAGAGGCGGAAAGCGCTGCACCTATTGGATACTCACATTCGTCAATCTTTATGTTGCTGCACAACCGCCAATAACACAATAGTTCGAGAAGAAACTGATGATAAACCCATAATTTACACAAAAGCGTCAATTCTATTCATTTCCTTTGTCTCTGGGTTCTCTTGGTCTTGATTCGCTAAATGCTAAGTGGCTAAGTAATGGCTAAGTAATAAGAACGTAAACAAGTAATGTCGTAAACCGGAAATACTAGAGTGTGCGTCCGTTGCCCGTTTACGACAAAAGTCGGGGACAGGTAACGTACCACTTTAGTACGGTTATGTTTAGATTTTGGGTGTGTTGTATATGGTTCAGTTGCAAAAAGCAATCCGGAAAAAACTAGACGTGAATCAACACAACGCATGCGCCAGTTTtcgtttcttttttctgctttcaAACCCGCAACAAGACACTGGCACTGATAACGGCAAAGTTACAGAAGTGTCTGTCTTTGCCGTGTGAATGGTTTCGCACACCGCCTATCAAAAATATGGTGCATCCGTCTGAGTTGCTTCCGTCAGAGGTATGGAACCACGTTTTTAGTTATCTGTCAGAGGCCGAGAAGTCGTGCGTCCGAGTAGCCTGCACTTACTTCAGAAAGCTAATAGACCACCCATCGCTTTGGAGGAACTGGTCAGTAGTTTTGGACTTTCCGGATGGCTCCTATTATCCGTTCTTCTGGGAAACTCTTCGACGAAGAAAAGTCACCGGTGTGGTGCTGAGGACCAGTAAAAGCAAGCACATCGAAGATGTGGCGTGGTCGCTCCCAGGTCTCACTACcctggtgatggaggggtgCGACGCAACGAACCTCGAATGCTTAAAGAGCTTCAAAAATTTGAAGTCTCTGGCCATTAGAAGCGCTGATGTGGTACACCTGTCCATGGTGTCTCAACCCGAGCAGCTGACGCACCTCAGCTTGTGTAATTTGCCCTACATTGGAACCTATGAAACTATTTCTGCTGTGATCCAGTTTAAAAACCTCGCATCACTTTCCCTTCATGTAATAACATGGGGAATTCCGTTTTCAAAGATAAGGTGCATACTTGCTTCCTTGCCCAAGCTGAAGCATCTTGCGCTTCACGTGTCTTTTCcaagaagcagcagagatgacTTTGACGTCAGTGAACCAAACGCATCCCAGCTGACAAGTTTGGAACTTTTTGCCATGAGTTATCCATTACCAGAGAATGCAATGAAACTGATGCCGAAACTGAAACGTTTAACAATGTACAACAAGGATGGGCCTCAGGAAAGGCCAGGAAATCGGCCTCAGAGTGTCATGAGTAAATGGCTGAGCGACCTTCATGAACTGTCCACGTTGGTCATTGTTGAGGGTCCACTTGTAAAGGAATATGTGGCCTCCATTCCAGCCACGTTGATGGATCTGACACTGCGTATATCAAAGTTTTCCCTAGAGGACATGGCAGCTGTAGCAGCACAGACACCGAATTTACAGCGTCTGCACTTGGACACCTGGCCTTCACACCTGGGAGTCAATGTATCTCAGATCCCAAAACTGTTTCCGAAGCTCAAAAGGCTCGCGATTCGCTTTGCACACGTCCCCGAAAAAAACTTCTTAGACCTTCACCAACTACAGGATCTGGAAATCTTGGAGATTCTCGACAGCCATCCAGATCTTCCTGTGCTCGTTCAAAGGCTCAGAATCCTGACAAGATACAGACTTCGGGTGTTAATCCCTCCCTACCAGAGAGATGTGTTGTCCTGCCTTTGTGTTTCTGGGATGTATTGCTAATGAATCCAAAGACCAAACAGTTTTGCACTTCAGTGTTACTTAACTCTCTGGTAGAAGTGAATGGAGttcagctggtgctgctggcagCAGCCTTGCAACCTTTTCTGGTGCCTTTTTTATGTGATTTCCAAGAGCATTTAATACATTATAGAATATTAAAAGTCTATGCAACGCAATGGTAAAAGTACTTTGCTGTTTTGTGATTTCTGAATGCTGTTATAATTGTAATGAGCTGCTTGTGAGAGGTAATCCGATTAGGTTCATTATCTCTTCCTGTATGTTTCTTACGTCTCGGAGGTTTGTGAGGGGTAGTATATTCATGCAGTTGTTTAAATGATCTGATTTTGTAAATTGTCCATTCTGCTAAACATTTTTCCAAGTCAATAATCTTATTTTTGGATAAGCACAGATGTCAAttgcaaaataaatattaaaagacCACATTTGATGAATGCCAGAAATAAAGTATTTATTTGCAGCAATTAAGATATCCAGGTTTacaccaaaataaacaaaacatggCTCATATTTAAATGGTAAATGGTCACAGAAACGTCTCCATTTATAAAGCAAGGTTTAGTTATTAAATTCTTATTTTATATTCTATTAAAGCAAATCTTTGAGC
It contains:
- the golga7 gene encoding golgin subfamily A member 7 — encoded protein: MAETHSLQNLQQPNVSSKVFIQRDYSSGTICKFQTKFPSELESRLDKQQFEETVQTLNNLYAEAEKLGGKSYLEGCLACLTAYTIFLCMETHYEKVLKKIAKYIKDQNEKVYAPRGLLLTDPIERGLRVVEITIFEDRSVGSGR
- the rplp0 gene encoding 60S acidic ribosomal protein P0, whose translation is MPREDRATWKSNYFLKIIKLLDDYPKCFIVGADNVGSKQMQTIRLSLRDKAVVLMGKNTMMRKAIRGHLENNPALEKLLPHIKGNVGFVFTKEDLAEVRDLLLANKVPAAARAGAIAPCDVTVPAQNTGLGPEKTSFFQALGITTKISRGTIEILSDVGLIKLGDKVGASEATLLNMLNISPFSYGLIIQQVYDNGSVYSPEVLDITEASLHARFLEGVRNVASVCLEIGYPTLASVPHTVINGYKNVLAVTVETDYSFPLADKVKAYLADPSAFASAAPAAAAVTAAAPAAAKEEVKEESEESDDDMGFGLFD